A genomic segment from Bos mutus isolate GX-2022 chromosome 14, NWIPB_WYAK_1.1, whole genome shotgun sequence encodes:
- the RRS1 gene encoding ribosome biogenesis regulatory protein homolog — protein MEGQSVEELLAKAERDEAEKLQRITVQKELELEFDLGNLLASDRNPPTGLRHAGPTQEAELRALARDNTQLLINQLWQLPTERVEEALVARLPEPSTRLPREKPVPRPRPLTRWQQFARLKGIRPKKKTNLVWDEVSGQWRRRWGYQRARDDTKEWLIEVPGNADPMEDQFAKRIQAKKERVAKNELNRLRNLARAHKMQLPSAAGMHPTGHQSKEELGRAMQVAKVSTASVGRFQERLPKEKAPRGSGKKRKFQPLFGDFAAERKSQLEMLRVMNSKKPQLDITRATNKQMREEDQEEAAKRRKMSQKGKRKGGRQGPGSKRKGGTPSQGGKRKGGLGGKMNSGPPGLSGKRKGGQHQGGKRRK, from the coding sequence ATGGAGGGCCAGAGCGTGGAAGAGCTGCTGGCAAAGGCGGAGCGGGACGAGGCAGAGAAGTTGCAGCGCATCACGGTGCAGAAGGAATTGGAGCTGGAGTTCGACCTGGGTAATTTGCTGGCCTCTGACCGGAACCCCCCGACCGGGCTGCGGCACGCGGGACCCACACAGGAGGCCGAGCTGAGGGCCCTGGCGCGGGACAACACGCAGCTGCTCATCAACCAGCTGTGGCAGCTGCCTACCGAGCGCGTGGAGGAGGCGCTGGTGGCAAGGCTGCCGGAACCCAGCACTCGTCTGCCGCGCGAGAAGCCGGTGCCCAGGCCGCGGCCGCTTACTCGCTGGCAGCAGTTTGCGCGCCTCAAGGGTATCCGTCCCAAGAAGAAGACCAATCTGGTGTGGGACGAAGTGAGCGGCCAGTGGCGCCGCCGCTGGGGCTACCAGCGCGCCCGCGACGACACCAAGGAGTGGCTGATCGAGGTGCCGGGCAATGCCGACCCCATGGAGGACCAGTTCGCCAAGCGGATTCAGGCTAAGAAGGAACGGGTGGCCAAAAACGAACTGAACCGGCTGCGTAACCTGGCCCGCGCGCACAAGATGCAGCTGCCCAGCGCGGCCGGCATGCACCCTACTGGACACCAGAGTAAGGAGGAGCTGGGCCGCGCCATGCAAGTGGCCAAGGTCTCCACTGCCTCTGTGGGGCGCTTCCAGGAGCGTCTGCCCAAGGAGAAGGCGCCCAGGGGCTCTGGCAAGAAGAGGAAGTTTCAGCCTCTTTTCGGGGACTTTGCGGCCGAGAGAAAGAGCCAGTTGGAGATGCTGCGAGTGATGAACAGCAAAAAGCCTCAGTTGGACATTACGAGGGCCACCAATAAGCAGATGAGAGAGGAGGACCAGGAGGAGGCGGCTAAACGGAGGAAAATGAGTCAGAAGGGCAAGAGAAAGGGGGGCCGACAGGGTCCCGGGAGTAAGAGGAAAGGGGGCACTCCCAGccaaggagggaagaggaaagggggTCTGGGAGGCAAGATGAATTCCGGGCCTCCCGGCCTGAGTGGCAAGAGAAAAGGGGGGCAACAccaaggaggaaagaggaggaagtaA